The proteins below are encoded in one region of Thermococcus peptonophilus:
- a CDS encoding proton-conducting transporter transmembrane domain-containing protein has protein sequence MMLEYALGAFILGGLIGLIRDYKASVKASSFMAFLGSLVLLWQSYDVYKNGTVTGELFRISIKIDPLSAVFLLIIGIVGTAASLYAISYMDVFENKGKGWVYAIAYNTLLASMALVVTVDSMEYFVMSWELMTISSFILVFFSEEARDTIASVKYYITMHFLDTIPLFLALGTAYSLVGNFEELTFETISQALATAPEHTRIVMYALLTIAFMTKAGIVPFHFWVPEAYRAAPSSVSAVMAGIMEKVALYGLIALVWRMIGANTALGLFVAVIGAITLTVGTLYALRETNAKRLLAYHSIGQMGYIWLGVGIGMALIPKGGALAAVGALGAFAGVFHALNHAIFKSSLFLSAGAVEYRTGTVDLDVLGGLGKYMKWTALAALFASLAISGVPPFNGFISKWLIYVAGYYSQSYILALGAVLAAFISAATLASFVKFYGSQFGGEMGRYKNVREVPGVMVVGQWILAALTLIIGIVPGTVSDMLNEGIKAGFTMGAPIEDGLYRIGFQSVLFSPVLFVIVLGVLAFGLYLTFKPEYGKEAKPWDCGSTQIDEDEYRVNAEGLYLWYEEKIGSFYRFGDWFYRVGEEAIHYIVRGYLWMASYFTKIVDTPYTKVETLDDLREREIMYIDEEIFRPLVRFLRIARDVVPGIRLGTFVVIALIVVGAIIGILVAL, from the coding sequence ATGATGCTCGAATACGCGCTCGGAGCTTTCATCCTCGGCGGCCTTATAGGGCTTATCCGCGACTATAAAGCCTCCGTAAAGGCGTCGAGCTTCATGGCGTTCCTCGGCTCACTCGTCCTGCTCTGGCAGAGCTACGATGTTTACAAGAACGGAACGGTCACCGGAGAGCTCTTCAGAATATCCATAAAGATAGACCCGCTGTCTGCGGTCTTTTTGCTCATAATCGGCATCGTCGGAACCGCGGCTTCGCTCTATGCCATAAGCTACATGGACGTCTTTGAAAACAAGGGCAAGGGATGGGTCTATGCGATAGCCTACAACACCCTCCTAGCGAGCATGGCCCTTGTTGTCACAGTTGACAGCATGGAGTACTTTGTCATGAGCTGGGAGCTCATGACCATTAGCTCATTTATACTGGTATTCTTCAGTGAGGAAGCGAGGGACACGATAGCGAGCGTGAAGTACTACATAACCATGCACTTCCTCGACACAATACCGCTCTTCCTGGCCCTCGGTACTGCTTACTCCCTTGTTGGAAACTTTGAAGAGCTGACGTTCGAGACCATCTCACAAGCCCTTGCAACGGCCCCGGAGCACACCAGAATTGTTATGTACGCTCTCCTCACAATTGCCTTCATGACGAAGGCCGGGATAGTTCCCTTCCACTTCTGGGTTCCAGAGGCTTACAGGGCGGCACCGAGCAGCGTCTCGGCAGTTATGGCCGGCATAATGGAGAAGGTTGCACTCTACGGCCTGATAGCCCTCGTCTGGCGCATGATAGGTGCCAACACCGCTCTGGGCCTCTTCGTCGCTGTAATAGGCGCTATAACCCTCACAGTTGGTACTCTCTACGCCCTCAGGGAGACCAACGCGAAGAGGCTTTTAGCCTACCACAGCATCGGTCAGATGGGCTACATCTGGCTTGGGGTTGGCATCGGCATGGCCCTCATCCCGAAGGGAGGGGCACTTGCAGCTGTCGGTGCGCTTGGAGCCTTCGCTGGCGTATTCCACGCCCTCAACCACGCCATATTCAAGAGCTCGCTCTTCCTCTCAGCTGGAGCGGTTGAGTATAGAACCGGAACGGTTGACCTCGACGTCCTCGGGGGCCTCGGAAAGTACATGAAGTGGACTGCTTTAGCTGCTCTCTTCGCCTCGCTGGCAATAAGCGGCGTTCCACCATTCAACGGTTTCATAAGCAAGTGGCTCATCTACGTTGCGGGCTACTACTCCCAGAGCTACATCCTCGCCCTTGGAGCTGTCCTGGCGGCCTTCATAAGTGCCGCAACGCTCGCCTCTTTCGTCAAGTTCTACGGCTCCCAGTTCGGCGGCGAGATGGGGCGCTACAAGAACGTTAGGGAAGTTCCGGGGGTAATGGTCGTCGGCCAGTGGATACTCGCGGCTCTGACCCTGATAATAGGCATCGTTCCAGGTACAGTCTCGGACATGCTCAACGAGGGAATAAAAGCGGGTTTCACGATGGGAGCACCCATAGAGGATGGCCTCTATAGGATCGGCTTCCAGTCGGTGCTCTTCAGCCCGGTGCTCTTCGTCATTGTCCTCGGTGTTCTGGCCTTTGGACTCTACCTGACGTTCAAGCCCGAGTACGGCAAGGAGGCCAAGCCATGGGACTGCGGTTCAACGCAGATAGACGAAGACGAGTACAGAGTGAACGCCGAAGGGCTCTATCTCTGGTACGAGGAGAAAATAGGCTCGTTCTACCGCTTCGGCGACTGGTTCTACCGCGTGGGTGAGGAGGCGATCCACTACATCGTCAGGGGCTACCTCTGGATGGCGAGCTACTTCACCAAGATCGTTGACACGCCGTACACCAAGGTCGAAACCCTCGACGACCTCAGGGAGCGCGAGATAATGTACATTGATGAAGAAATATTTAGACCTCTCGTCAGGTTCCTCAGGATAGCTAGGGACGTAGTTCCGGGAATAAGGCTTGGAACCTTCGTCGTCATAGCACTGATAGTCGTAGGGGCGATAATAGGAATACTTGTCGCACTGTGA
- a CDS encoding respiratory chain complex I subunit 1 family protein: protein MKMEFDVTRLVFAAIGILIIFILPPYLDGIARRVKARLQYRRGPPLAQTWYDLLKLFNLPSVKPTSSKLFTWAPYLALASAITAALLLPYGNVVPVDFGFNLVVFFYVILMVSVFLILGGLTVQNAFSHIGSAREMKIVLTVEPLIAILYGVMAYNAGSLNIADIIANLHLTPSLILTYILLAYALYVESGFVPFDVAEAEQEVIGGPLGEYSGRLLGVFYYAIHIKRFALLWFFVSVLVMPWVGPINTAVKAAEVLALQFLLTVSFYPIIAAIEATNARLRIDHVVKMNTRMFFAGIIILAMAFMGW from the coding sequence ATGAAAATGGAGTTCGACGTAACGAGACTCGTGTTTGCCGCCATCGGAATCCTCATAATATTCATCCTGCCACCTTACCTCGACGGTATAGCGAGGAGGGTCAAAGCAAGGCTCCAGTACAGGCGCGGACCGCCGCTGGCCCAGACCTGGTACGACCTCCTGAAGCTCTTCAACCTCCCATCGGTCAAGCCAACAAGCAGTAAGCTCTTCACATGGGCTCCCTACCTGGCACTCGCATCAGCGATAACCGCCGCCCTGCTCCTGCCCTACGGCAACGTCGTCCCAGTGGACTTCGGCTTCAACCTGGTGGTGTTCTTTTATGTGATACTGATGGTCAGCGTCTTCCTCATCCTCGGTGGTCTCACCGTCCAGAACGCCTTCAGCCACATAGGTTCGGCGAGGGAGATGAAGATAGTCCTCACAGTTGAGCCGCTGATAGCCATCCTCTACGGAGTAATGGCCTACAACGCCGGCTCACTCAACATCGCTGACATCATAGCGAACCTTCACCTCACACCGTCGCTCATACTGACCTACATCCTTCTCGCTTACGCCCTCTACGTCGAGAGCGGCTTCGTTCCCTTCGACGTGGCAGAGGCCGAGCAGGAAGTCATCGGCGGACCACTTGGGGAATACAGCGGCAGGCTCCTCGGAGTGTTCTACTACGCAATCCACATCAAGCGCTTCGCCCTGCTGTGGTTCTTCGTCAGCGTCCTCGTCATGCCATGGGTTGGACCGATAAACACAGCAGTCAAGGCCGCAGAAGTGCTCGCGCTCCAGTTCCTGCTGACGGTGTCGTTCTACCCGATAATAGCGGCGATAGAGGCCACCAACGCAAGGCTTAGGATAGACCACGTAGTTAAGATGAACACGAGGATGTTCTTTGCCGGAATTATAATCCTTGCTATGGCTTTCATGGGGTGGTGA
- a CDS encoding hydrogenase large subunit, with product MVTTKDLEANFEFECKACENGRCAKADVEKILSEREGLKDFYEAFKDHIKECKRMSYGQYMFTIDREVLPEAVLWWHNHPKFKETHLSTAVGTDERPLNGHFVYMPFLNVQVEPFNMDKNYWVFLRAYMPADDPSFPSVAAKLPAALWIEREVKDLLGFNPVGHPDPRRLILPEDWPEGVYPLRKDMDYRHSPMTEPKVEFKEKPEGTTLVPMGPVHAGIEEPAHFRLFVKGEEIVDVDYRGFYSHRGIEKTGEGRLTYNQVLFLAERICGICGYQHSVSYAMAVERLADVEIPDRARYIRTLLLELERIHNHLLWVGIAAHLVGFDTGFMHAWRIREPVMWLVERLTGNRKQYGMNIVGGVRRDLLDYRKEEVLKVVKQIREETKKFLDVALNTNTFIKRAEGVGILPYKVAKAYSVLGPTARASGRKIDVRKDQAVKTATAYNEVDFKVPVYKEGDVLARVLVRMDELFESIWIVEQLIDQMPGGDIFTPIGSLPEYEEALGFTEAHRGEVVHYVMTGEKNKVYRWKVRAPTYNNLPAVPEMLKGYHVADAPLIIASIDPCYSCTERVQFVDVNTGRVKVLTEAEFNELSIKYKGVF from the coding sequence ATGGTGACGACCAAGGATTTGGAAGCTAACTTTGAATTCGAATGCAAGGCATGTGAAAACGGCCGTTGCGCGAAGGCCGACGTTGAGAAGATACTATCCGAGAGGGAGGGCCTCAAAGACTTCTATGAGGCCTTCAAGGACCACATAAAAGAGTGCAAGAGGATGAGCTACGGCCAGTACATGTTCACAATCGACCGCGAAGTCCTGCCTGAAGCGGTGCTCTGGTGGCACAACCACCCGAAGTTCAAGGAGACCCACCTCTCAACGGCCGTTGGAACCGACGAGAGGCCGCTCAACGGCCACTTCGTCTACATGCCCTTCCTCAACGTCCAGGTTGAGCCATTCAACATGGACAAGAACTACTGGGTCTTCCTCAGGGCATACATGCCCGCCGACGACCCGAGCTTCCCGAGCGTCGCAGCCAAGCTCCCAGCCGCGCTGTGGATAGAGAGGGAAGTAAAAGACCTCCTTGGATTCAACCCAGTCGGCCATCCCGACCCGAGGAGGCTCATCCTTCCGGAGGACTGGCCTGAAGGCGTTTACCCGCTCAGGAAGGACATGGACTACAGGCACTCCCCGATGACCGAACCAAAGGTTGAGTTCAAGGAGAAGCCTGAAGGAACGACCCTCGTCCCGATGGGTCCGGTTCATGCCGGAATTGAAGAGCCGGCCCACTTCAGGCTCTTCGTCAAGGGTGAGGAGATCGTCGACGTTGACTACCGCGGATTCTACTCCCACAGGGGAATAGAGAAGACCGGCGAGGGCAGGCTGACCTACAACCAGGTGCTCTTCCTGGCGGAGAGGATCTGCGGTATCTGTGGCTACCAGCACTCGGTCAGCTACGCTATGGCCGTCGAGAGGCTTGCTGACGTTGAAATACCGGACAGGGCCCGCTACATCAGAACCCTGCTCCTCGAGCTGGAGAGGATTCACAACCACCTTCTCTGGGTAGGTATAGCGGCGCACCTCGTTGGTTTCGACACCGGCTTCATGCACGCCTGGCGCATCCGTGAGCCGGTCATGTGGCTGGTGGAGAGACTAACGGGCAACAGAAAGCAGTACGGTATGAACATCGTCGGCGGCGTCAGGAGGGATCTCCTCGACTACCGCAAAGAGGAAGTCCTCAAGGTTGTGAAGCAGATACGCGAGGAGACCAAGAAGTTCCTCGATGTAGCACTCAACACCAACACCTTCATCAAGCGTGCAGAGGGCGTCGGAATACTGCCCTACAAGGTTGCCAAGGCCTACTCCGTCCTCGGACCGACTGCAAGGGCCAGCGGAAGGAAGATCGACGTTAGGAAGGACCAGGCTGTAAAGACCGCCACAGCCTACAACGAGGTTGACTTCAAGGTTCCGGTGTACAAGGAGGGCGACGTTCTCGCCAGAGTTCTTGTGAGGATGGACGAGCTCTTCGAGAGCATCTGGATAGTCGAACAGCTCATCGACCAGATGCCCGGTGGAGATATCTTCACACCGATAGGAAGCCTGCCCGAGTATGAGGAAGCCCTCGGATTCACCGAGGCCCACCGCGGTGAGGTCGTCCACTACGTCATGACCGGCGAGAAGAACAAGGTCTACCGCTGGAAGGTCAGGGCACCGACTTACAACAACCTGCCGGCAGTTCCGGAGATGCTCAAAGGCTACCATGTTGCCGATGCACCGCTCATCATAGCGAGCATTGACCCGTGCTATTCCTGTACGGAAAGGGTCCAGTTCGTGGACGTCAACACAGGTAGGGTGAAGGTTCTGACCGAGGCCGAGTTCAACGAGCTCTCTATCAAGTACAAGGGGGTGTTCTGA
- a CDS encoding 4Fe-4S dicluster domain-containing protein encodes MAESAPYSERLKKWDRFEAEKFEKKAPVTTPYPFIDIEKPPEFRGIPHINPEKCIGCGACVNACPPDALIMEWDKEHGVKRLTYNAARCIRCARCIEVCPTGAMEPTTRFEVATDNKEDLVEVVEHKLAYCEECGEYLDFTERQIEYVRNILPKDVFDMYALEDRIKLTQEEKMRRTVVKLRETEGNVYPAFMLVERTSEKTPKSEGGEE; translated from the coding sequence ATGGCCGAGAGCGCCCCGTACAGCGAGAGACTGAAGAAGTGGGACCGCTTCGAGGCCGAGAAGTTCGAAAAGAAGGCCCCCGTCACCACCCCCTATCCTTTTATTGACATCGAGAAGCCGCCGGAATTCCGCGGAATTCCGCACATCAACCCCGAAAAGTGCATTGGCTGTGGAGCCTGCGTTAACGCCTGTCCGCCCGATGCCCTCATAATGGAGTGGGACAAGGAGCATGGAGTGAAGAGGCTCACCTACAACGCCGCCCGCTGTATCCGCTGTGCCCGCTGTATCGAGGTCTGTCCGACGGGTGCCATGGAGCCGACGACTCGGTTTGAGGTCGCGACTGACAACAAGGAAGACCTCGTCGAGGTGGTTGAGCATAAGTTAGCGTACTGCGAAGAGTGCGGCGAATACCTTGACTTCACCGAGAGGCAGATAGAGTACGTCAGGAACATCCTGCCGAAGGACGTCTTCGATATGTACGCCCTTGAGGACAGGATAAAGCTGACGCAGGAGGAGAAGATGAGGAGAACAGTCGTCAAGCTCAGGGAAACAGAGGGCAACGTCTATCCCGCTTTCATGCTCGTGGAGAGAACATCCGAAAAGACCCCCAAGTCGGAAGGGGGTGAGGAGTGA
- a CDS encoding NADH-quinone oxidoreductase subunit B family protein: MGKQKLKSVWVYHVDAGSCNGCDIEVLDVLSPYYDLERLGVKVVPNPRHADALFITGPLTRQTRIALKKAYEAMPPKPRIVVAIGTCASSGGIFYNSYALYNTSPQRGRDRLRSGGPEMIVPIDMYIPGCPPSPEEILYGVAQLLGIKEKKMKGEYWIALPPEAEPSKENEIKFKIPERPIPLRYWLTLREELRRVVGYYDRDAVLEDFMKLVDRAYKEAPDNPKEKLHDLITGYALREKDSRVNVAMRFLENEFWRLVDEYREWGESLKRKYSVTAGV; encoded by the coding sequence ATGGGGAAGCAGAAGCTCAAGTCCGTTTGGGTCTATCACGTTGATGCCGGCTCCTGTAACGGCTGTGATATTGAAGTTCTCGATGTCCTGAGCCCATACTACGACCTTGAGAGGCTGGGTGTCAAGGTTGTTCCGAATCCAAGGCACGCGGATGCTCTGTTCATAACTGGCCCGCTGACAAGGCAGACGAGGATAGCTCTCAAGAAGGCCTACGAAGCGATGCCGCCCAAGCCGAGGATCGTCGTTGCCATCGGAACCTGTGCTTCAAGCGGTGGTATCTTCTACAACAGCTATGCTCTCTACAACACTTCACCACAGAGGGGACGCGACAGGCTCAGGAGCGGCGGACCTGAGATGATAGTGCCGATAGACATGTACATTCCAGGCTGTCCGCCTTCACCTGAGGAGATCCTCTACGGGGTAGCCCAGCTCCTCGGTATCAAGGAGAAGAAGATGAAAGGCGAATACTGGATAGCCCTACCACCTGAGGCAGAACCATCAAAAGAGAACGAGATAAAGTTCAAAATACCTGAGAGACCGATACCGCTCCGCTACTGGCTGACGCTGAGGGAAGAGCTCAGGAGGGTCGTCGGCTACTACGACCGCGACGCAGTCCTCGAGGACTTCATGAAGCTGGTTGACAGGGCATACAAGGAAGCCCCAGACAACCCGAAGGAGAAGCTCCACGACCTCATAACCGGCTACGCCCTGAGGGAGAAGGACTCAAGGGTAAACGTGGCAATGCGCTTCCTTGAAAACGAGTTCTGGCGCTTGGTTGACGAGTACCGCGAGTGGGGAGAGAGCCTGAAGAGGAAGTACTCGGTAACCGCGGGTGTCTAA
- a CDS encoding nucleotidyltransferase: MGIKEAKEELVKLIRDFYGDNLLSIIFYGRHLKDPDFPEIDVVVIIDRPYDPVKLNRIADFVENIRDPIEEKYGYHVSFELYTREEAENFHSGYLDVVVNYEVAYDREDYFQNLMKEMLDPKKAMDYVKYISTIEYIPVDREEKE; encoded by the coding sequence GTGGGAATAAAGGAGGCAAAAGAGGAGCTTGTGAAGCTCATAAGGGACTTTTACGGGGACAACTTGCTCTCGATAATCTTCTACGGGAGACACCTTAAAGACCCGGACTTTCCCGAGATAGACGTGGTAGTGATAATCGACAGGCCCTACGACCCAGTCAAACTGAACAGAATCGCTGACTTCGTCGAGAACATCAGGGATCCAATAGAGGAGAAGTACGGCTACCACGTCTCCTTCGAGCTATACACGAGAGAGGAAGCTGAAAACTTCCACTCCGGCTACCTCGACGTTGTCGTCAACTACGAGGTGGCCTACGACAGGGAGGACTACTTCCAGAACCTTATGAAGGAGATGCTAGATCCGAAGAAGGCCATGGACTACGTGAAGTACATCAGCACGATCGAGTATATTCCCGTGGACAGGGAGGAGAAGGAATGA
- the mobA gene encoding molybdenum cofactor guanylyltransferase MobA produces MIGAVLAGGRGRRFGGDKLLFRINGKPLLLYTLEKLERAEKIDEIVLVASKENAEKLEGFGYEVLIDGLMVGPMGGIYTALSLGDAFVVAGDMPLLVPEFIDFIVERFEETKKLACVPRWGNGYLEPLHAAYSSSFRGFLEERIKSGNYAINRAIRESDACYIEIEKLPENWRESFFNVNTREDLGRLSPLIF; encoded by the coding sequence ATGATAGGGGCCGTCTTAGCCGGCGGAAGGGGCAGGCGCTTCGGCGGGGATAAACTTCTCTTCAGGATCAACGGAAAGCCCCTCCTTCTTTACACCCTTGAGAAACTAGAGCGGGCAGAGAAAATAGATGAGATAGTCTTAGTGGCTTCGAAGGAAAACGCGGAGAAGCTTGAGGGTTTTGGGTATGAGGTTTTAATTGATGGGCTGATGGTGGGGCCGATGGGTGGTATTTACACCGCTCTGAGCCTCGGCGACGCCTTTGTCGTTGCTGGAGACATGCCTCTCCTCGTCCCGGAGTTCATAGACTTCATCGTCGAGCGCTTTGAAGAGACCAAAAAACTAGCCTGCGTGCCGAGGTGGGGCAATGGCTACTTAGAGCCACTCCACGCCGCTTACTCAAGCTCTTTCAGGGGTTTTTTGGAGGAGCGGATAAAATCCGGAAACTACGCGATAAACCGGGCTATAAGAGAGAGCGACGCCTGCTATATCGAGATTGAAAAACTGCCAGAAAACTGGAGGGAGAGCTTCTTCAACGTGAACACGAGAGAGGATTTAGGAAGGCTCAGCCCTCTAATATTTTAG
- a CDS encoding hydrogenase 3 maturation endopeptidase HyCI, translating into MNALEEIFSGKKRIVICGIGNDIRGDDAFGVLVAERLKGLVKNQDVLIINCGEVPENYTSKIAGFEPDLVVFVDAVDFKGEVGEFIIADPEGTLGEAVSTHGLPLKFVTQYMKNFIKADFALIGCQPGSTGLFEEPSELIRERAERLAQLLAKILEG; encoded by the coding sequence ATGAACGCCCTTGAGGAAATCTTCTCCGGGAAAAAGAGAATAGTGATATGCGGTATCGGCAACGACATAAGGGGCGACGACGCCTTCGGCGTCCTCGTTGCTGAGAGGCTGAAGGGGCTGGTGAAAAACCAGGATGTTCTCATTATCAACTGCGGCGAAGTGCCCGAGAACTACACGAGCAAGATAGCGGGTTTTGAGCCGGATCTTGTCGTCTTCGTCGATGCCGTGGACTTCAAGGGAGAAGTAGGGGAGTTCATCATAGCCGATCCAGAGGGGACTCTCGGAGAGGCGGTCTCGACCCACGGTCTTCCGCTCAAGTTCGTGACCCAGTACATGAAGAATTTCATAAAAGCGGACTTCGCCCTTATCGGCTGTCAGCCCGGTTCGACGGGTCTTTTTGAGGAGCCAAGCGAGCTGATAAGGGAGCGGGCGGAGAGGTTGGCCCAGTTACTCGCTAAAATATTAGAGGGCTGA
- a CDS encoding Mrp/NBP35 family ATP-binding protein, giving the protein MNAIDPREIAINARLENVKRIIPVVSGKGGVGKSLVSTTLALVLAERGYKVGLLDLDFHGASDHVILGFEPKEFPEEDKGVVPPTVHGIKFMTIAYYTEDRPTPLRGKEISDALIELLTITRWDELDYLVIDMPPGLGDQLLDVLRFLKRGEFLVVATPSKLSLNVVRKLIELLKEEGHKVIGVVENMKLDEEMDVERLAEEFKVPYLVGIPFYPNLDAKVGNVDELLKTEFAEKIRELAGKL; this is encoded by the coding sequence ATGAACGCGATAGACCCGAGAGAGATAGCGATAAACGCAAGGCTTGAGAATGTTAAGCGCATCATCCCTGTTGTCAGCGGTAAGGGAGGCGTTGGAAAGTCACTTGTATCAACGACCCTTGCGCTTGTTCTGGCGGAAAGGGGTTACAAGGTCGGCCTCCTCGACCTCGACTTCCACGGGGCCAGCGACCACGTCATCCTCGGCTTTGAGCCGAAGGAGTTCCCGGAGGAGGACAAAGGTGTTGTCCCGCCGACTGTTCACGGGATAAAGTTCATGACGATAGCTTATTACACCGAAGACCGACCCACTCCCCTCCGCGGGAAAGAGATAAGCGACGCTCTCATCGAGCTCCTCACGATAACCCGCTGGGACGAGCTGGACTACCTCGTCATCGATATGCCACCTGGGCTCGGCGACCAGCTCTTGGATGTCCTCCGCTTCCTCAAGAGGGGCGAGTTCCTCGTCGTTGCAACACCATCAAAGCTTTCCCTGAACGTCGTGAGGAAGTTGATAGAACTCCTCAAAGAAGAAGGACACAAGGTCATCGGCGTCGTTGAGAACATGAAGCTCGACGAGGAGATGGACGTTGAAAGGCTTGCTGAAGAGTTCAAGGTTCCATACCTGGTCGGCATACCGTTCTATCCCAACCTCGACGCGAAGGTCGGAAACGTTGATGAGCTCCTGAAGACGGAGTTCGCGGAGAAGATACGGGAGCTGGCGGGGAAGCTTTGA
- the hypA gene encoding hydrogenase nickel incorporation protein HypA → MHEWALADAIVRTVLDYAQKEGASRVKAVRVVLGELQDVDAEIVKFAMEQLFAGTIAEGTEIEFVEEEAVFRCRNCGHEWKLKEVKDKFDERIKEDIHFIPEVVHAFLACPKCGSHDFEVVKGRGVYVAGIKIEKEGGA, encoded by the coding sequence ATGCACGAGTGGGCGCTTGCCGATGCGATAGTAAGGACAGTTCTCGATTATGCCCAGAAAGAAGGGGCGAGCAGAGTAAAGGCCGTCAGGGTCGTTCTCGGCGAACTGCAGGATGTGGATGCCGAAATCGTGAAGTTCGCGATGGAGCAGCTCTTCGCGGGAACGATCGCAGAAGGAACTGAAATAGAGTTCGTTGAGGAAGAGGCTGTCTTCAGGTGCAGGAACTGTGGCCACGAGTGGAAGCTCAAGGAGGTAAAGGACAAGTTCGACGAGAGGATCAAGGAGGACATACACTTCATTCCCGAGGTCGTTCACGCCTTCCTTGCCTGTCCGAAGTGCGGAAGCCACGACTTCGAGGTCGTTAAGGGAAGGGGAGTGTATGTAGCAGGCATAAAAATTGAGAAGGAGGGAGGAGCATGA
- a CDS encoding cation diffusion facilitator family transporter, translated as MAHRHYHEELKGRMLFSFALNIVITLAEVIGGILSGSLALLSDSLHNFSDSMSILASYLAIKIGEREKNEKYTFGYKRAEILVAFVNSAVLVGVALFLLVEAYRRFKNPEPIDGPLMLGVALIGLLANLVSVLLLHEHAHESMNVRSAYLHLLSDTLSSVAVVVGGVAIIWWSILWIDPLITVLISLYIFKEGYAILKESIEVLMEAAPDLDLEEIKREIESIPGIRNAHHFHVWRIGEKEIHFECHVEVDDMPISEAQKFIDEIEEKLKRFGITHVTVQLEAGRCEDKNTICGEKSD; from the coding sequence ATGGCCCACCGTCATTACCACGAGGAGCTGAAGGGTAGGATGTTGTTTTCCTTCGCTCTCAACATTGTGATAACCTTAGCCGAGGTTATCGGCGGTATCCTCTCCGGAAGCCTTGCCCTCCTCAGCGACTCCCTCCACAACTTCAGCGACTCGATGAGCATTCTAGCGAGCTATCTGGCCATAAAGATAGGCGAGCGGGAAAAGAACGAGAAGTACACCTTCGGCTACAAGCGGGCTGAAATTCTGGTAGCGTTCGTTAATTCCGCCGTTCTGGTTGGTGTTGCGCTCTTCCTTCTCGTTGAAGCATACAGGCGCTTTAAGAACCCGGAGCCGATAGACGGCCCTCTGATGCTCGGCGTTGCCCTAATCGGCCTCCTTGCCAACTTAGTCTCCGTTCTCCTCCTCCACGAGCACGCCCACGAGAGTATGAACGTCCGCTCCGCTTATCTCCACCTCCTGAGCGACACGCTCTCTTCCGTTGCAGTCGTGGTCGGCGGCGTTGCAATAATATGGTGGAGCATCCTCTGGATAGATCCCCTCATCACGGTTCTAATCTCGCTGTATATCTTCAAAGAGGGCTACGCGATACTGAAAGAGAGCATTGAGGTGCTCATGGAAGCGGCGCCGGATTTGGATCTTGAGGAGATAAAGCGTGAAATCGAGAGTATTCCTGGCATCAGGAACGCACACCACTTCCACGTCTGGAGAATTGGGGAGAAGGAAATCCACTTCGAATGCCACGTTGAGGTTGACGACATGCCGATAAGCGAGGCGCAGAAGTTCATAGACGAGATTGAGGAAAAGCTTAAACGCTTTGGAATAACTCACGTAACGGTTCAGCTTGAAGCTGGTCGGTGTGAAGATAAAAACACGATCTGTGGTGAGAAAAGTGATTAG
- a CDS encoding NifB/NifX family molybdenum-iron cluster-binding protein, whose protein sequence is MIRVAVPTSEGGLEDKVHESLVRAETFTLVDLESGEVKNVEIVENPYRKEPYGAGSKVALFLVNLGVNVLLTPMDCPKGKAILDAGGVRIIKVGAGKRVEEVLGSLQT, encoded by the coding sequence GTGATTAGGGTAGCAGTCCCAACTTCAGAGGGTGGACTTGAAGACAAAGTGCATGAGAGCCTCGTGAGGGCGGAGACTTTCACGCTTGTGGATTTGGAGAGCGGGGAAGTAAAAAACGTGGAGATCGTTGAGAACCCTTACCGAAAAGAGCCCTACGGAGCTGGTTCCAAGGTGGCCCTGTTTCTGGTCAACCTGGGTGTGAACGTACTGCTGACTCCTATGGACTGCCCGAAGGGAAAGGCGATACTCGACGCTGGTGGAGTCAGGATAATCAAAGTTGGGGCAGGAAAAAGAGTAGAGGAAGTCCTCGGGAGCCTTCAAACTTAA